Genomic window (Leptotrichia sp. oral taxon 212):
CTGTCTATTACGAAGTGAAAAATAATGACACTTTAGTGATAAATGTTCAGGAAAAGGCAGGAGACTATCTGACTTTTTCAGGAAATGTAAATAATGAAGACATGGCGACTTCAACTGTAGGTATACAGGGAAATAAGACCATAAATAATGCAGATACAAGATACAGGCTGAATGGAATCATTGCAAATGAATATGGAATAAATGGCTCAGGAATAATGTCTATTGGAAAAGATAACAGGGTGCTGTTTATAGGAAACTTTGATTTCAGGAAAGATATTATAAGAAATCAGTATTATGCAGGAAATAAGTATAAATTTAATAACAGAAGATTTAAGACTGGACTTGGAATAGGACTGGAAATTAGTAGAAATACACTGTTATTATTAGATGGAGGATATGAAATGTCCCATGTGAAAGGAAATATGAATGAAAAGGAAAATGCAAAGATAAAATTCCCTTATCTTGAAGCTTCGATTACACACGATAACAGGGATTTCATTTCTTTTCCGACAAGGGGAACATATCTCAAAGCGGAATATACTGTAGCAAATTCTAAAGATGCAGAATTTAATGCCTTTTATGCTAAAGCGGAAGTAAATATACCGTTAGGAAATAATGTGACATTGACACCGGGAGTGGCATATATTACAAGTGACGGGGAAAAAATACCTGAAACTTATAGGCCTAAAATGGGAGGATTTCAGGAAGGATTTTATTCCCTTGAATTTAATGGAATTCCTTCAGACAGGATTAGAGGGAATAGTATATTTGTCGGGAAAATAAATATGCAGTATAAAATTTCAAGAATTATATTTGTGGGAGCAAATGCTTCTTTTGCAAGAGTTTCCGATAAAAGTTACAGTTTCGGGAAAGATAAAAAGGAAAGCTACGGACTGGGACTGGGTATAAGAACACCTTTAGGACCTGGATATCTGGGAGTTGCAAAAAGTCCTGGAGAAAATGTAAGATATTTTCTGAATTTTGGATATGATCCGAAATCATTCAATGAAAATTAGATGCAAAAATTAACAGATTGAAAGGAGATTATGATATTTATATGCTTTCATATATATGTCATAGAAATAGAAATGAAAGAAAAAAGAAAATTAAGAAAAGCTCTTCTGGTATATAATCCAAAATCAGGTAATTCAGATTTAATATTAAACAGTTTTGATCTGATAGCTACCAGACTTTTGAAGAATGAGATTACTTTGACTCTTTACAGTATAAACAAGGAATATAATGAACTGACAAATATTCTTAGAAATGAGAAATATGATATATTAATTTTATCAGGCGGAGACGGGACGTTAAGTAAAAGTTTAAGCCAGTTGTATAATGAAGGAATAGAATTTCCTGATGTTGCAATATTCCCGACAGGAACTTCGAATGATCTGGCAAAGTCATTGAATCTGGGTGACAATGTTAAAAAGTGGATTGATAATATTGTGAATGGAAAGGCGAAATCTCTGGATTTTGGACTTATAAATAATAAAACTGTATTTCTATCTTCCTATGCAGGCGGACTTTTTACAAAAGTTTCCTATAATACTGACAAAAATCTGAAAAAAGTAATAGGAAAGACGGCATACCATATAGCAGGACTGGCTGAACTGACAAATATTAAGGAGTTTGACCTTGACATAACCCTTGACAGTGGCGAAAAAATAAGTGAAAAGGCAATATTATACATGATTTTAAATGGAAAGAGCGTAGGAGGATTTGATAAAATTATTGATAATGCTGATATGAATGACGGGCTTATGAATATTCTGATTGTGAAGAATATAGAAAATCCTTTTGACCTTCCTGCAGTACTGCTGGATCTCATTAACAGCAATCTGGAAAATAATGATTATGTAAGAACTGTAACTGCAAAAAGCTGCGTAATTGAAAAAATAGATGATGAGGTAGGAGTCAGCATTGACGGAGAGGAAGGGAAAAATAGAAAAGCCAAGATAAAATTTGTAAGCAACAGGCTTAGAATTTTTAGAAAATAAATTGAATAAATGAGTTTTAAAAATTGAAAAAATGTGGTATAAATATAATATATTATTTAAAGTGTGGAAGAATAAATTTGAAGATGGAGGAGAAGTTATGAACGGATATTTAAGTTTTGTGCTGCATGCGCATCTGCCGTATGTAAGACACCCTGAATACAAAGAATTTTTGGAAGAAGACTGGCTATATGAAGCAATTACTGAAACATATATACCACTTCTTGAAATGTTTGAAAATCTTACAAGAGATAACATTCCATGGAATTTAACAATAACAATGTCAGGAACATTGGTTAATATGTTAAATGATGATTTACTGAGAGGCAGATATGTCAAACATTTAAATAAGTTAATAGAATTCTGTGAATTAGAAGTTGAAAGACTGAAAGAATATCCGGATATGATTAAAGTAGCTAATCATAACTTGTGGTTCCACAAGAGGGCAAAATCTGTATATGAAGAAAAGTATGCAAGAGATTTAGTTGGAGCATTTAGAAAATTTCAGGATCAGGGAAATCTTGAAATCATACCTGTTACTGCGACACATGGATTCCTTCCTGTAATGAAGGACTACCCTGAAGCTGTAAATGCTCAGGTTTATATGGCTAAAAAAGATTATATTAAAAATTTCAATAGGGAACCTAAAGGAATATGGCTTGCAGAATGTGCCTATTATCCTGGACAGGATAAGTTCCTTGAAAAACACGGGATAAGATATTTCCTTGTGGATGCCCATGGAATAATGCACAGTGACCCAAGACCTGTATATGGAATCTATTCCCCTGTATATACTAAAAATGGAGTAGCTGCGTTTGCAAGGGATCTTGAATCTTCAGAACAGGTGTGGAGTTCAGAGATAGGTTATCCAGGTGATGGAGTTTACAGGGAATTCCATAAGGATGCGGGATATGAGCTTGATTATGAGTATGTAAAACCATATCTGCACAGTGACGGAGTAAGAAGAAACATGGGGATAAAATATCATGCAATAACTGATAAAAAAGGAACTTTTAAAGCTGTCTATGATCCTGATGCTGCATATGGAAGAGCAAAGGAACATGCCTATAACTTTGTCTATAACAGATCAAAGCAGATAGAGTTTCTGGCTTCAAAAATGAAATATAGAAAGCCGATTGTAGTTTCTCCTTATGATGCGGAACTTTATGGACACTGGTGGTATGAAGGGCCTATTTTCCTTGAGTGGGTATTTAGAGCGACAGCAGAATCCAACTTTTCCACAATAACTCCTTATCAGTATCTTGAAAGATATCCAACTAACCAGATAGTGGATGTAAGTATGTCAAGCTGGGGAGCAAATGGATATTATGATGTATGGATAGACGGATCAAATGACTATGCTTACAGACATCTGCACAAGGCTGCCCAGAAAATGATAGAAGTGGCAAACGGAAGAGAGCCATATAATGAACTGGAATATAGAGCATTGAATCAAATGGCTAGAGAACTTATGATGGCACAGACTTCATGCTGGGAATTTATAATGTTTACAGGAACAATGGTTGGATATGCTCACAAAAAGATAAGCGACCATATACATAGACTGTTTAAGCTGTATGAAGACTTTAAGAATGGAATGCTCGATGAATCATGGGTTGCTGAGATAGAGTCAAGAGACAACATATTCCCTGAAATAGAATATAGAATGTACAGAACCAGCTGGCTGTAAAATAAATAAAAAAGAGATGATGGACATGTCCAGATATAATAGCTGGACATGTTTTGTAATTATAAAAAATATGTACCAAAAAATCTGATAATGTAAATTAAAAGGTTTGGAGGTACATTTTTTGTATTGACTTTTCAAAATAGTACATTGTAAAATAAAATATAATAAATGAAAATTTAATGTGCGTGTGTTTAGATAGGAAATAAAGGAGTTTGTGGAAAGGATAAAAAATGAAAAAGATATTATTAATTTACTTGTTATTAAGTTTATGTCTGTTTCCTCAGAAAAATCTGGAAAAAGAAATCATAAAATTAATAGAAAAAAATAAAAATTTTGAATGTAATCCTACAAGAAAGAAATTTAAAGTTGTAGGAGAAAATATGACTGGATATGTTGATGAAGATGATAAACCATATGGAGAATGGAAAAATAGAGATGAAAGTATCAGGGAATGTTTTCTGGATGATGTAAGGATCCAGTATGTAGAAGGTGAATATTTTTATAAATCAAATAATAATTTTACTTTGCTTATAAAGGATTTAGAAAATAAAAAGGAAAAGTATGTAGAATTTAATTTTAAAAATACGAGTATGATAAATCACCATTATTTTAAATATAAAAATGGGAAATATAAAAAAATCAAGTTAGACTGGTTACATTATAGGATTGTAAGTTCACTTACAGATAAACTTATTTACAAATATGAAAAAATAGAAGAGGAATAAATTATACTCCAAGTGATTAGGAAGGGAGATATAAAAATGGGAAACAGCTTAACTATAATAAGTAGGAAAGAAAAAGAAGAGCTATATAAAGATCTGGAAGGGAAATGGTTAATAGAGTTAGATGGAAATAAAATAGAAAATATAGATGATTTTGCAGTGGCAATTATGAATGAAATAGACATTGTGTATGATTATAAAAATTTATACGGTTATGACTGGTATTCCTTTAGGGATGCCGCAACAGAGCTGGAAATGATAAGAGAAAAGAAATTTAAAGGAGGCAAAACAGATGTCATAATAGTTTACGATAATCCAAGATTAGATATGGATGAGATAGACAGAGGATTTATATACCAGCATTTAATATCTCTTTTACATTGGTGGAAAAATTCATTGGATACAAGACTTTATTTTGTGATAGATGACTTAACTGATAGTCTGAATAATAAAATAATATTTGGAAATGTATTAGAAAAAGAAAAAATAATTGAGGCAGAAAAAGGAAAAATTATTTTTGAAATGGATATGGAAGGAGTGGAACTGGCAGAAGATTTTATTAATCAAATAGATGAAAATCTAGATTTTGAAGAAGAAAATGATTATGTGCTAATTTTTACTAACTCCTATGATTTTGTTCAGGCGATAGATTATCAGGAATGTAGTCTAATGCTTATTAAACTTATAGAAGATATATTATTGAAAATAAGAAAGAAAATAAAGATATATCTATTAGGAAATATTTGATTAAAAGAAAGGAAAATAATGGGAAACAGCTTAACTATAATAAGTAGTAAACAGAAAGAAGAGATATATAAAGATCTGGAAGGAAAATGGTTAATAGAATTAGATGGAAGAAAAATGAACAACTGGGATGACTTCTATTATCAGATAATGCCTCAAATAGATTTTTATGAATATAGTAAAAAATTTGAAGTCAGCTGGCATACAGTAAAAGATGCAGCCTTAGAATTTGAGGTTATAGAAAAATATTTACAGGATAACAATTACAATGGAATTGCCATAGTATATAAATATCCAAATTTTGAAATGGATAATTTGGAAAGAGGCTATATATATGTAAGCATTGTAGTTTTATTTTTAGCTTTGTGGAATAACAGAATTGCAGAGACAACATGTTATATAGTAACAGAGAAGTTAAAAAAATCCGTGTTCGAAAATAATGAACTTAAAATTGCAACATTAGAAGAAAAGAATGACATTTTGAGAAAAAATAGAGGGAAAGAAATATTAGAAATAGATGCTAAAAAGATAAGAAAATTTGAAGATTTGCTAGAAATATTTTCTAACAATATGGAAAAATTAGAAAGAAAAAATATAACTATTATTATCAGTAATTTTATAGATTCATTATATCATTTAGATTACGAAGAAGTTAATTTAATTATAGATGAATTAGTAGAAAAATTATTATTGGAAGAAGGAAAGAAAGACAAAACAGTCAAGATATATGGAATAATTGATTAGAATAGAAAAAAGGCATAAGATTAAGAAGATTAAAAGATACAGAGAAAAATTCGACTTTTTAAAGAGATTTAAAAAAGTTTTTAGTAATAGAAGAAAAAATAATAATTTGAATATTAGAGTAAAAAATAAAAATTGCTTCCAGAATATGATAAAATAAATTAAGAAAGGAATTAACATGGATATAGGTATAATAACATGGTCAGAAGGATTTTATGAACATTATATGAAAATATTAAAAGGAAAAACTATAATTTATTATGGAGAAGATTATAATATAATTTCTTGCGAAAATGAAGATTTTGCTCTTGAGTTAAATTACGGATTAAGTAAAGAAAATAGAGTTTATTTACGAAAAAAAGGAGATAAGATTTATACAATACCAGATTGCAGTTCAGCTTTTAAATATGACTATACTTATATTCCTGTTGAATTCAATATAGATCAAATAAAAAGAATAACAGTAACAAATCCAGAAATAAAAAAAATAACAGTAGAAGAAGTAGTATTGGAATGGATGTTGACAAGTAATTTTAAAGATTACTGTACAAGTATAGAAGAATATAAGAAATTATTAGCAAGGAATATTTATTATGTATCAGAGGAAAGATTAAATGAAAGTATAGAAAAGAAATTTATTGAACTATTTAGTAAAAACGAAGGAAAAATAGAAGAGATAGATAGTTCAAAATGTGAAATAATAGATATATATTTAGAAAATGGAAATGTTTGGAAAGCTTTCTTAAGAAAAGATGATGATATATATTTAAATACAGGATTGAGTGTAACAGTTAAAATTTAAAAAATTAGAATAATATAGAAAAATAGGACAACTAGTCAAAGTTGGTGATGGGAAGCTACAAAAATACATTTGAAAGAATAAATAAAGCTAAACTTCAAAACCCAGAAATTAAAGTGATATATGAATTTCCAAAGGGAGAGGCAAAAACCAAATTTACTGACTGGCTGGATAGAAATCCAGGATATCAAAATATAATAGATGAAATCAGAGTTAGACCAGAAAAATGAAATTGAAAGGATATTTAAATTTATGCAAAATAGAGAAAGAAGCATTAGAATGTATAGAAAAATCAATAAAAATGAATCAATAGAAGAAAGACATGAGAAAGTTATGAAAGGACTGTCAGAACTGGAAGCACCTTTAGGATTGAAAGATAGTGAAATTCCAGCAGTGCCGGATTTTGGTGTAGAAATAAGAGCGCATTATCGTACAAAAAATTCTAAAACAAAAGGAGTTTCGATATCAGGAGATTATATATGGAGAAATGAAAGCTCAGAGAAAGGAAGATGGGATTCTCTGGAGTATGATTTTAAAATAACATACAAGCTAATAGACTATAAGAAAATAATATATGATGATCTTCCAAAGGTTATAAATGTTTTTGATCCTTATGTTGCTGATTTATATGTAGCTTATAATGGTGCTTATGAGGAAGGAAGAACTCCGGAAACAAGAACTTATGGAGAAAGTATAAATCCTGAATTTTTAAAACTGAAGGAGAAAAATTGTAATATAGGAATTCTGGAAGATGTATTATTTACACTATCTCCAGTGATGTATTTCAATGAAGAAAGTTATAATAAGCTTATAAAAGTACCAAAAGAAGAGCTTCTGGAAAGACTTAAGGGGAAAGCAAAGGGAGTGATGCTACTTGAAAAGGGTATATACATTATTTTTAATGACAAGGCAGATATTACTTATCAAGAATTTGTAGAAATGAACAACACATTTAAGCCATTACTGGGATTAATTTAATTGGAATATAAGACAGTCTGGAAAATTATCAGGCTGTCTGTTTTCTAAAAATATTAGTAATATGTATAGTGAAAGTAGTAATGCCATAAATTTTGTTACAAGGACAATATCGGGACTGGCAAAAAACAGAAGAAAATTCTAATAGAAATTCTGTTGGTGAAAATTTTATAGAAAAATCAGGAGGAATAAAAGGAAATGTAGCAACGAGGAGACAAAATGAACAAATAGCAGATTATTAAAAAAATGATGGATAGGATAATAACAGGAGGAGGTAATAAATTACAAGAAGAATACTTGAAAGGAGAAAATGAGAACTTAGAAAAAGAGCTTTTAAAAATAGAACAAAATGAGATTATAAAATAGAGAGGAAAAGAAATATGAAAGGAAGAAGAATGTATTTT
Coding sequences:
- a CDS encoding diacylglycerol kinase family protein codes for the protein MIFICFHIYVIEIEMKEKRKLRKALLVYNPKSGNSDLILNSFDLIATRLLKNEITLTLYSINKEYNELTNILRNEKYDILILSGGDGTLSKSLSQLYNEGIEFPDVAIFPTGTSNDLAKSLNLGDNVKKWIDNIVNGKAKSLDFGLINNKTVFLSSYAGGLFTKVSYNTDKNLKKVIGKTAYHIAGLAELTNIKEFDLDITLDSGEKISEKAILYMILNGKSVGGFDKIIDNADMNDGLMNILIVKNIENPFDLPAVLLDLINSNLENNDYVRTVTAKSCVIEKIDDEVGVSIDGEEGKNRKAKIKFVSNRLRIFRK
- a CDS encoding glycoside hydrolase family 57 protein — protein: MNGYLSFVLHAHLPYVRHPEYKEFLEEDWLYEAITETYIPLLEMFENLTRDNIPWNLTITMSGTLVNMLNDDLLRGRYVKHLNKLIEFCELEVERLKEYPDMIKVANHNLWFHKRAKSVYEEKYARDLVGAFRKFQDQGNLEIIPVTATHGFLPVMKDYPEAVNAQVYMAKKDYIKNFNREPKGIWLAECAYYPGQDKFLEKHGIRYFLVDAHGIMHSDPRPVYGIYSPVYTKNGVAAFARDLESSEQVWSSEIGYPGDGVYREFHKDAGYELDYEYVKPYLHSDGVRRNMGIKYHAITDKKGTFKAVYDPDAAYGRAKEHAYNFVYNRSKQIEFLASKMKYRKPIVVSPYDAELYGHWWYEGPIFLEWVFRATAESNFSTITPYQYLERYPTNQIVDVSMSSWGANGYYDVWIDGSNDYAYRHLHKAAQKMIEVANGREPYNELEYRALNQMARELMMAQTSCWEFIMFTGTMVGYAHKKISDHIHRLFKLYEDFKNGMLDESWVAEIESRDNIFPEIEYRMYRTSWL